A genomic region of Ehrlichia japonica contains the following coding sequences:
- a CDS encoding DUF3023 domain-containing protein translates to MFSKLQQAIKGRGESSKQLNERTSKKSEVVTGAQGGLVVEEASPGPSTPDIETLLSQLEFKELESEAALRKALCTAGRHDLKVEDVICIGNTQAGGSLTIYTDRRNPDGTDKVIPEGLSLFLVTCRVSSSYLRSDSQIRDNYPVTGSMVQCMVYCLVQSHNVKKFVRGCRNARAEFHPFWYSSVVCIIMCSPSEEIPFFVERDRLTKCLQHFNPVYVYSGEAEKQLEMEKRNYEKVQQVVQAARHRDFLSLAQDIDDLERASNKTLCQTVSCLLGKNIDIKKVICIGNTCNGSLQVYNSGILHAKNKIHPDGNSLFLVRAHVSTQAVQHCTYIRDTALSDIEHNVTKLMIYCLVTGDNITNFICDCRNTRKGSHKPFCSCKIIYVEPYNTQSKHLPANLEEGRLKEALRELDIADVIYHDNIDEEMPSCVMGTSTHYQSGVSHMNK, encoded by the coding sequence ATGTTTTCAAAATTACAACAAGCAATCAAAGGCAGGGGTGAAAGTTCCAAACAACTTAACGAAAGAACTAGCAAAAAATCAGAAGTTGTTACTGGTGCACAAGGTGGACTTGTTGTAGAAGAAGCTTCACCAGGCCCTTCTACACCAGATATAGAGACTCTACTGAGTCAGTTGGAATTTAAAGAGTTAGAGAGTGAAGCAGCTTTACGTAAAGCTCTGTGCACGGCAGGTAGGCATGATCTAAAGGTGGAAGATGTAATATGTATAGGTAATACTCAAGCAGGTGGAAGTTTAACAATATATACTGATAGAAGAAATCCTGATGGTACAGATAAAGTAATTCCAGAAGGATTATCTCTATTCTTAGTAACGTGTAGAGTATCCTCTAGTTATCTTAGAAGTGATAGTCAGATTAGAGATAATTACCCTGTAACAGGCTCTATGGTACAATGTATGGTATATTGCTTAGTACAATCTCATAATGTTAAAAAATTTGTACGCGGCTGTAGAAATGCAAGAGCAGAGTTTCACCCATTTTGGTATTCTTCAGTTGTCTGTATTATTATGTGTTCACCATCAGAGGAGATACCTTTTTTTGTTGAAAGGGATAGACTTACCAAATGTTTACAGCATTTTAATCCAGTATATGTATACTCTGGGGAAGCTGAAAAACAGTTAGAGATGGAAAAAAGAAATTATGAAAAGGTACAACAAGTTGTACAGGCGGCAAGACATCGGGATTTCCTCTCTCTAGCGCAAGATATAGATGATCTGGAGAGAGCCAGCAACAAAACATTATGTCAAACTGTATCATGCCTACTTGGAAAGAATATAGATATTAAAAAAGTAATCTGTATAGGTAATACTTGTAATGGAAGTTTACAGGTATATAATAGTGGCATATTGCATGCTAAAAATAAAATACACCCAGATGGAAATAGTTTATTCTTAGTAAGAGCACACGTATCAACTCAAGCTGTACAACATTGTACTTATATCCGTGATACTGCTTTATCAGACATAGAACATAATGTAACAAAGCTTATGATATACTGCTTGGTAACCGGTGATAATATTACTAATTTTATTTGTGACTGTAGAAATACAAGAAAAGGCTCACACAAACCATTCTGTAGTTGTAAAATTATATATGTTGAGCCTTATAATACTCAATCCAAGCACTTACCTGCTAATCTTGAGGAAGGTAGATTGAAAGAAGCTTTACGAGAACTAGATATAGCAGATGTTATTTATCACGACAATATAGATGAAGAAATGCCGTCCTGTGTTATGGGTACTAGTACTCATTATCAAAGTGGTGTTAGCCATATGAATAAATAA
- a CDS encoding aspartate carbamoyltransferase catalytic subunit produces MKTLLEISNLISNDVESIFNLTMQYFNNKNLNHNILNGKVIINLFFESSTRTLSSFEIAEKSLGAHSITLNINTSSINKGESIIDTILSINAMNPDLIVIRSQYSQFIKKISEYLPNCSIINAGDGHHEHPTQALIDYCTIRYIKKDINNLNISICGDILHSRVARSNIRLLSRYGANIALIAPPTLSCNLIGVSHIYHNLIKGICNADVIMLLRLQKERIINCVIPSETEYSHLYMLNHEKLLSYTKKDVIVMHPGPTNKGIEISNNVAEKNSVILLQVKMGVAVRKAILHYLLCNN; encoded by the coding sequence ATGAAGACATTACTAGAAATAAGTAATCTAATATCTAATGATGTAGAATCTATTTTTAACCTTACAATGCAATATTTCAATAATAAAAATCTTAACCACAATATTCTAAATGGAAAAGTCATCATTAACCTATTCTTTGAAAGCTCAACACGTACTTTATCTTCTTTTGAAATTGCAGAAAAATCACTAGGTGCACACTCCATCACCTTAAATATTAATACATCATCTATAAATAAAGGAGAAAGTATTATAGATACTATTTTAAGTATAAATGCAATGAATCCTGATTTAATTGTTATAAGGTCACAATATAGTCAATTTATCAAAAAAATATCTGAATATTTACCAAACTGTTCTATAATAAATGCTGGAGATGGACACCATGAACATCCAACACAAGCACTAATAGACTATTGTACTATACGTTATATAAAAAAAGATATTAATAATTTAAATATATCTATATGTGGAGATATATTACATAGTAGGGTTGCAAGATCAAATATAAGGTTATTGTCTAGATATGGAGCTAATATAGCTTTAATCGCCCCTCCAACATTATCATGCAATTTGATCGGTGTATCACACATATACCACAATCTAATCAAAGGAATATGCAATGCAGATGTTATAATGCTATTAAGATTACAAAAAGAACGTATTATTAATTGCGTTATTCCTTCAGAAACAGAATACTCTCATTTATATATGCTAAATCATGAAAAATTATTATCATATACAAAAAAGGACGTCATAGTCATGCATCCAGGTCCCACAAATAAAGGAATAGAAATTTCTAATAACGTAGCAGAAAAAAATTCCGTAATTTTATTACAAGTAAAAATGGGTGTCGCAGTGCGTAAAGCCATATTACATTATTTATTATGCAATAACTAA
- a CDS encoding DUF3023 domain-containing protein, producing MLKYKEEIKKYVNQHLCRKANNFSFLCKKCYCIGSTSENSNTLKIYLSKTYKSKKKIVPCGDSLFVLSIKYPINTIKQLQYFNFLTLSQNEIQKSTLNAKIYVFVKECNLSKFISNILNNNNKPLTTITPSEYGNVVYTILPNNAFFEHFNEYNALSTTSKMISTVTDYPALKFIPKISIVSKSLSYITCTQGIEPLEL from the coding sequence ATGTTAAAATATAAGGAAGAAATCAAAAAATATGTCAATCAACATTTGTGCAGAAAAGCAAATAATTTTTCCTTTTTATGTAAAAAATGCTATTGTATAGGGAGTACCTCAGAAAATAGTAATACCTTAAAAATATATCTTTCAAAGACTTATAAAAGCAAAAAAAAAATAGTACCATGTGGGGATTCACTGTTTGTACTAAGTATTAAGTATCCTATCAATACAATAAAACAATTACAATATTTTAACTTTCTAACACTGTCACAAAATGAAATACAAAAAAGCACTCTAAATGCAAAAATTTATGTTTTTGTAAAAGAATGTAATCTTAGTAAATTTATTAGTAATATATTAAACAATAATAATAAACCATTGACTACTATTACACCATCTGAGTATGGGAATGTTGTATATACAATACTACCTAATAATGCTTTTTTTGAACACTTTAATGAATACAATGCTTTAAGCACAACTTCAAAAATGATTTCAACAGTTACAGACTATCCTGCTCTTAAATTTATACCTAAAATTAGTATTGTATCAAAGTCACTGAGCTATATAACATGTACACAAGGCATTGAACCATTAGAGCTTTAA
- the nuoH gene encoding NADH-quinone oxidoreductase subunit NuoH, producing MSYYNIFLDFFSYISSGIALFIKIMTVIISVMISVAYLVYIERKVLAAIQLRQGPNVVGPFGLLQPFADAVKLIIKEHIIPFKSNKICFFIAPIITFTLALLGWAVIPFGADVMVNDGYEVIMPNAIANINIGVLYILAISSLGVYGIIIAGWSSNSNYAFLGAIRSASQMISYEVSIGLTIVTVLLATGSLKLGEIVVARHNMPYWIDLLLLPMACIFFISALAETNRHPFDLPEAESELVSGYNVEYSSMPFALFFLGEYANMILINAMAVIFFFGGWYPPLNISFLYIIPGIVWFILKIVVLLFCFIWIRATIPRYRYDQLMGLGWKVFLPISLLWVVLVSGILVYTDSLPNKDTGSKQYILHE from the coding sequence ATGAGTTATTATAATATTTTTTTGGATTTTTTCAGTTATATAAGTAGTGGTATTGCGTTATTCATAAAAATAATGACAGTAATAATTTCAGTTATGATATCCGTTGCTTATTTAGTATATATAGAACGTAAAGTTCTTGCAGCAATACAGCTAAGGCAAGGTCCTAATGTTGTTGGACCTTTTGGTTTATTACAGCCTTTTGCTGATGCTGTGAAACTCATTATCAAGGAACATATTATTCCTTTTAAATCAAATAAGATATGCTTTTTTATTGCTCCAATTATTACTTTTACTTTAGCTTTATTAGGATGGGCTGTGATTCCATTTGGAGCTGATGTAATGGTGAATGATGGATATGAGGTAATAATGCCTAATGCTATTGCTAATATAAATATTGGGGTATTATATATTTTGGCTATTTCTTCTCTTGGAGTTTATGGAATTATAATAGCTGGGTGGTCAAGTAACTCTAATTATGCTTTTTTAGGTGCAATCAGATCTGCGTCACAGATGATATCATATGAGGTATCTATAGGGTTAACTATAGTCACAGTATTATTAGCAACTGGATCACTAAAATTAGGAGAGATAGTTGTAGCACGGCATAATATGCCTTATTGGATAGATTTATTGCTACTTCCGATGGCATGTATTTTTTTTATTTCAGCCTTAGCTGAAACTAATAGGCATCCTTTTGATTTGCCAGAAGCAGAGTCAGAATTGGTATCCGGATATAATGTTGAATATTCATCTATGCCATTTGCATTGTTCTTTTTAGGAGAATATGCAAATATGATATTAATTAATGCAATGGCAGTAATATTTTTTTTTGGTGGGTGGTATCCACCTTTAAACATTAGCTTTTTATATATAATTCCTGGGATTGTATGGTTTATATTGAAGATAGTGGTTTTACTATTTTGCTTTATATGGATTCGCGCTACTATTCCTAGGTATCGTTATGATCAGTTGATGGGATTGGGATGGAAAGTATTTTTACCTATATCTTTGCTGTGGGTAGTATTGGTTTCAGGTATTCTAGTATATACGGATTCATTACCTAATAAAGATACAGGTAGTAAGCAATACATACTGCATGAATAG
- the gyrB gene encoding DNA topoisomerase (ATP-hydrolyzing) subunit B — protein MDDYNASSITVLKGLDAVRKRPGMYIGDTDDGSGLHHMVYEVIDNSIDEALAGFCNKIDIAIQSDGSVSVIDNGRGIPVDVHEDEGISAAEVIMTQLHAGGKFDHNSYKVSGGLHGVGVSVVNALSSWLELTIWRNGKEYFMRFEDGATVKPLSVVGENITKKGTKITFLPSKNIFSSVNFSYSTLENRIRELSFLNSNININLKDLRGTQVLSSSFGFKDSSKISDTEDRGTSAFVKYLDRNKTAVTKIVHIEGIVLEHGISLELSMHWNDSYYENMLCFTNNIRQKDGGTHLAGFRSAMTRCINNYAVNEGFLKKAKVSILGEDVREGLTCVLSIKLPDPKFSSQTKDKLVSSEARTAVESIVYEKLTNIFETNPKLATSILERIIRSAKGREAARRARDLIKSKNGFDFTILPGKLADCQEKSPELSELFIVEGNSAGGSAKQGRDRRSQAVLSLKGKILNVERASLDRILSSAEIASLITAIGSNIGTENFDIEKVRYHKVIIMTDADVDGSHIRTLLLTFFFRYMREIIEKGYLYIAQPPLYRITKHKKEFYIKNDDMLHDYIISNAIKDLTLTGTKSYSGSSLSKVLHQCMNISKITKSYDRIIPQNVLESLIIFFKKHNFDSASAISNHLNKVFCEYEWNVEIPKKDEISIFRLSHGLVDKYYIDDTIMNSEDIQRVINMCNEIEDIFYNTPILSTKDNNIKINSPTSLVDNIIEFGKKDMTLQRFKGLGEMNADQLWDTTLNPETRTLLKIKIADCEAADSIFSVLMGDFVEPRRDFINNNALNVQNIDT, from the coding sequence ATGGATGATTATAATGCAAGTTCCATTACTGTTTTAAAAGGTCTTGATGCAGTTAGGAAAAGGCCAGGTATGTATATTGGAGATACTGATGATGGATCTGGCTTACATCATATGGTATATGAGGTTATTGATAATTCTATAGACGAAGCACTTGCTGGTTTTTGTAATAAAATAGATATTGCAATTCAAAGTGATGGATCTGTTTCTGTTATAGATAATGGTAGAGGTATACCTGTAGATGTGCATGAAGATGAAGGTATATCTGCTGCTGAAGTGATTATGACACAATTGCATGCTGGGGGTAAATTTGATCACAATAGTTATAAGGTATCAGGTGGGCTTCATGGTGTTGGAGTGTCAGTTGTAAATGCTCTTTCGAGTTGGTTAGAGTTGACTATATGGCGTAATGGTAAAGAGTATTTTATGCGTTTTGAAGATGGAGCAACTGTAAAACCATTATCTGTAGTTGGTGAAAATATAACTAAAAAGGGTACTAAAATTACTTTTTTGCCGTCTAAAAATATTTTTTCGTCTGTAAATTTTAGTTATTCGACACTAGAAAATCGTATCAGAGAGCTATCGTTCCTTAATTCTAATATTAATATAAACCTAAAGGATTTGAGAGGTACTCAAGTATTAAGTTCATCTTTTGGTTTTAAGGATAGTTCTAAAATTAGTGATACAGAAGATAGAGGGACGTCTGCTTTTGTAAAGTATCTTGATCGTAATAAGACTGCTGTGACTAAAATTGTTCATATAGAAGGGATCGTGCTTGAACATGGAATCAGCTTAGAGTTGTCAATGCATTGGAATGATTCTTATTATGAAAATATGTTATGCTTTACAAATAATATCAGACAAAAGGATGGAGGAACTCATCTTGCAGGATTTAGATCAGCTATGACACGTTGTATTAATAATTATGCTGTAAATGAAGGTTTTTTAAAAAAAGCAAAAGTAAGTATTTTGGGAGAAGATGTAAGAGAAGGCTTGACTTGTGTGTTATCAATAAAATTACCTGATCCTAAATTTTCGTCTCAAACTAAAGATAAATTAGTAAGTTCTGAAGCTAGGACAGCTGTAGAGAGTATAGTATATGAAAAGCTTACAAATATTTTTGAAACTAATCCTAAACTAGCCACTAGTATTCTAGAAAGAATAATTAGATCTGCCAAAGGAAGGGAAGCTGCTCGCAGAGCAAGAGATTTAATAAAAAGTAAAAATGGTTTTGATTTTACCATTTTACCAGGAAAATTAGCAGATTGTCAGGAGAAATCTCCAGAATTATCTGAGTTGTTTATTGTAGAAGGTAATTCTGCAGGTGGTTCTGCAAAGCAAGGGCGTGATAGGCGTTCTCAGGCTGTATTATCTTTGAAAGGAAAGATATTAAATGTAGAACGTGCAAGTTTAGATCGCATATTATCATCAGCAGAAATTGCATCATTAATTACCGCAATAGGTAGTAATATTGGTACTGAAAATTTTGATATTGAAAAAGTACGTTATCACAAAGTTATCATTATGACAGATGCAGATGTTGACGGATCACATATTAGAACTTTATTGTTGACATTCTTTTTTCGTTATATGCGTGAGATAATAGAGAAAGGCTATTTATATATTGCACAACCTCCACTTTATAGGATTACAAAACATAAGAAAGAGTTTTATATAAAAAACGATGATATGCTGCATGATTATATAATTAGTAACGCGATAAAAGACCTAACTCTTACTGGAACCAAAAGTTATTCAGGTAGTAGTCTGTCTAAAGTTTTACATCAATGTATGAATATTAGTAAAATAACAAAGTCTTATGATAGGATAATTCCTCAGAATGTTTTAGAATCGTTAATTATTTTCTTTAAGAAGCATAATTTTGATTCTGCTAGTGCGATATCTAATCATTTGAACAAGGTTTTTTGTGAATATGAGTGGAATGTTGAAATACCTAAAAAAGATGAGATAAGTATTTTCAGGTTATCCCATGGATTGGTTGATAAGTACTATATTGATGATACAATAATGAATTCAGAAGATATTCAGCGTGTTATCAATATGTGTAATGAAATTGAGGATATTTTTTATAATACGCCTATTTTATCTACAAAAGACAATAATATAAAAATAAATTCACCTACTTCTTTAGTAGATAATATTATTGAATTTGGTAAAAAGGATATGACCTTACAAAGGTTTAAGGGTTTAGGTGAGATGAATGCAGATCAGTTGTGGGATACTACATTAAATCCTGAGACAAGAACACTCCTTAAAATTAAAATAGCTGATTGTGAAGCTGCTGATTCAATATTTTCAGTACTTATGGGTGATTTTGTAGAACCAAGACGTGACTTTATCAATAATAATGCTTTAAATGTACAAAATATTGATACGTAA
- a CDS encoding NADH-quinone oxidoreductase subunit D, with product MSDQVKITPMTLNFGPQHPAAHGVMRLVLEMGGEVIERIDPHIGLLHRGTEKLIEYKTYLQALPYFDRLDYVSPMSQEHAYSLCVEKLLKCEIPIRAKYLRVIFCELTRILNHLLNISSQALDIGAMTPLLWMFEEREKILGFYERASGARFHSAYIRPGGVAADVPDDLIDDIFKFIKTFPKFIDDIDDLLTENRIWKQRNVDIGVVSKEQALDWGFSGPMLRACGIPWDLRKSQPYEIYENLEFEVPIGERGDCYDRYLVRMAEIRQSIKLLEQCLYRLPSGPVKTDDRKIAPPKRSEMKESMEALIHHFKLYSEGYSVPVGETYIAVEAPKGEFGVYIVSDGTNKPYRCRIRAPGFAHLQAIDMIARGHMLADLTAIIGSLDIVFGEIDR from the coding sequence ATGTCTGATCAAGTCAAGATTACACCAATGACTTTAAATTTCGGTCCTCAACACCCCGCAGCTCATGGTGTAATGCGTTTAGTTTTAGAAATGGGTGGTGAAGTAATAGAAAGGATAGATCCACATATTGGGTTATTACATAGAGGGACAGAAAAGTTAATAGAATATAAAACGTATTTACAAGCTTTGCCATATTTTGATCGCCTTGATTATGTATCTCCAATGTCTCAAGAACATGCTTATTCTTTATGTGTGGAAAAATTGCTAAAATGTGAAATACCAATTAGAGCAAAGTATTTACGTGTTATTTTTTGTGAATTAACTAGAATATTAAATCACTTATTGAATATATCAAGTCAAGCGTTGGATATAGGTGCTATGACACCTTTATTATGGATGTTTGAAGAAAGAGAGAAAATTTTAGGTTTTTATGAGAGAGCGTCAGGTGCAAGATTTCATTCTGCTTATATTCGTCCTGGAGGCGTAGCAGCTGATGTACCAGATGATTTAATTGATGATATATTTAAATTCATTAAAACTTTTCCTAAGTTTATAGATGATATTGACGATTTATTAACTGAAAATAGGATTTGGAAACAACGTAATGTTGATATTGGTGTTGTATCAAAAGAACAGGCCTTAGATTGGGGTTTTTCTGGGCCAATGTTAAGGGCTTGTGGCATTCCTTGGGATTTACGTAAAAGCCAACCTTACGAAATATATGAAAATTTAGAATTTGAAGTTCCTATTGGAGAAAGAGGAGATTGTTATGATCGTTACTTAGTGAGAATGGCAGAAATCAGGCAGTCGATAAAACTACTTGAACAATGCTTATATCGTCTTCCAAGTGGTCCAGTAAAAACAGATGATAGAAAAATTGCTCCACCAAAAAGGTCAGAAATGAAAGAATCTATGGAAGCATTAATACATCATTTTAAATTATATTCAGAAGGCTATAGTGTTCCAGTGGGGGAAACTTATATAGCTGTTGAAGCTCCAAAGGGTGAATTTGGTGTATACATAGTATCTGATGGAACAAATAAACCGTATCGGTGTAGAATTAGAGCTCCTGGATTTGCTCATTTGCAAGCAATAGATATGATAGCAAGAGGTCATATGTTAGCCGACCTAACAGCTATAATTGGATCTTTAGATATAGTATTTGGAGAGATAGATAGGTAA
- the nuoE gene encoding NADH-quinone oxidoreductase subunit NuoE — MSNIRKNSNTICTEEFKFNKKNLKYANDTISKYPHDRKSSAVMALLHIAQKQCGGFIPLSAISYIADFLDMQQIHVLEVARFYSMYNLSPIGKYLIQVCRTTPCWLCGSDNILRSCKELLNIDVGETTSDNLFTLKEVECLGACVNAPIVQINDDYYEKLTSDKIKDILMEIQRKEILISD; from the coding sequence ATGTCTAATATACGGAAAAATAGCAATACAATTTGTACTGAAGAATTTAAATTTAATAAAAAAAATCTAAAATATGCAAATGATACAATTAGCAAGTACCCTCATGATAGGAAGTCTAGTGCTGTAATGGCTTTATTACATATTGCCCAGAAACAATGTGGTGGTTTTATTCCACTATCTGCTATTAGTTATATAGCAGATTTTTTAGATATGCAGCAAATACATGTATTAGAGGTAGCAAGGTTTTATTCTATGTATAATTTATCTCCTATTGGTAAATATTTAATACAAGTATGCAGGACAACTCCTTGTTGGTTATGTGGTAGTGATAATATTTTAAGATCATGCAAAGAATTACTTAATATAGATGTTGGAGAAACAACAAGTGATAATTTATTTACTTTAAAAGAAGTAGAATGCTTAGGTGCTTGTGTTAATGCTCCTATTGTACAAATCAATGATGATTACTATGAAAAATTGACTTCTGATAAAATTAAGGATATATTAATGGAAATACAAAGAAAAGAAATTTTAATCTCAGATTAA
- the nuoG gene encoding NADH-quinone oxidoreductase subunit NuoG, which produces MVKLVIDSLEIEVENGMTVLQACEIAGIQIPRFCYHERLAIAGNCRMCLVEIVGGPPKPAASCAMPVAEGMIVKTNTDKIKKAREGVLEFLLINHPLDCPICDQGGECDLQDQTMLYGRGKSRYEEGKRAVKKKNFGPLIENTMTRCIHCTRCVRFLSDVAGSYELGTIGRGENMEIDTYISKCITSELSGNIIDLCPVGALTSKPYAFKARSWELRHCETIDVLDAVCSNIRVDTRGLEVMRILPRLNENINEEWISDKARFSYDGLKLQRLDKPYIRKNGHLLPATWEEAFNIIAKKISNTSGNKIAAISGDLADCESMLLLKELMHELGSTNIECRQDGSIVPTNSRAFYVFNTGISNIENADLCLLINTNIRLEAPIINARLRKRYLQGGFRVASLGLYNNFNYKVENLGNNCLVLDDILHERVPSFSELLKYAKNPMLIIGQDALIGENGNSIFTLAAKIAEKFNMLRNDWNGFNVLHKAAARVGGLDVGFVPNSNTNLISNIINGISSGEIEVLYLLGADEVEISPSESSFIIYQGHHGDRGAQIADVILPGAAYTEKNATYVNTEGRVQRTNIAVSPPGIAKEDWLIIKELSRYLKVNMQYDTLDCIRDKLSRLGEQFREENIGNLIPNKWTSINGSIILEKSSVFINKDFNFYMTNPISRASIIMADCVKAFANKN; this is translated from the coding sequence GTGGTTAAATTAGTTATAGATTCTTTAGAAATAGAAGTTGAAAATGGGATGACTGTACTTCAAGCTTGTGAGATTGCTGGAATACAGATACCACGGTTCTGTTATCATGAAAGGCTTGCTATAGCAGGTAATTGCAGAATGTGTTTAGTAGAAATTGTTGGTGGTCCACCTAAACCTGCAGCTTCTTGTGCAATGCCTGTTGCAGAGGGTATGATAGTTAAAACTAATACTGACAAGATAAAAAAAGCTAGGGAAGGGGTACTAGAATTTTTATTAATTAATCATCCTTTGGATTGTCCAATATGTGATCAAGGTGGAGAATGTGATTTACAAGATCAAACCATGCTATATGGTAGAGGTAAAAGCAGATATGAAGAAGGGAAACGTGCTGTAAAAAAGAAGAATTTTGGTCCATTGATAGAAAATACAATGACTAGATGCATACATTGTACTAGATGTGTTAGATTTTTATCAGATGTTGCTGGTAGTTATGAATTAGGTACGATTGGCCGTGGTGAAAATATGGAGATAGACACATATATCTCTAAGTGTATTACCTCAGAGCTATCTGGTAATATAATAGATCTTTGTCCAGTTGGTGCGTTAACTTCAAAACCTTATGCATTTAAAGCTAGATCTTGGGAATTACGCCATTGTGAGACAATAGATGTATTGGATGCTGTATGTAGTAATATTAGAGTTGATACGCGTGGTCTAGAAGTAATGAGGATATTACCTAGATTAAATGAAAATATAAATGAGGAATGGATATCAGATAAAGCACGTTTTTCATATGATGGTTTAAAATTACAAAGGTTAGATAAGCCATATATAAGAAAGAATGGGCATCTGTTACCTGCAACATGGGAAGAAGCATTTAATATAATTGCTAAGAAAATTAGTAATACTTCTGGGAATAAGATTGCAGCAATTTCTGGAGATTTAGCAGATTGTGAATCTATGCTGCTGTTAAAGGAACTTATGCATGAATTAGGTAGTACTAATATAGAATGTAGACAAGATGGATCAATAGTACCTACTAACAGCAGAGCTTTTTATGTGTTTAATACTGGTATATCTAATATAGAAAATGCAGATTTGTGTTTATTGATTAATACAAATATAAGACTTGAAGCACCTATAATTAACGCAAGACTGCGTAAAAGGTATTTACAAGGAGGATTTAGAGTTGCGAGTTTAGGTTTATATAATAATTTTAATTATAAAGTAGAAAATTTAGGGAATAATTGTTTAGTATTAGATGATATCTTACATGAAAGAGTTCCTTCTTTTTCTGAGTTATTAAAGTATGCAAAGAATCCTATGTTGATAATAGGACAAGATGCTCTAATTGGTGAAAATGGTAATTCTATATTTACATTAGCTGCTAAAATTGCAGAAAAATTTAACATGTTAAGAAATGATTGGAATGGATTTAATGTTTTACACAAAGCTGCTGCTAGGGTAGGTGGTTTGGATGTTGGGTTTGTTCCTAATTCTAATACTAATCTAATATCTAATATAATTAATGGTATAAGTTCTGGTGAAATAGAGGTTTTATATTTACTAGGTGCAGATGAAGTAGAAATTTCTCCTTCTGAATCTTCTTTTATTATATATCAGGGACATCATGGGGATAGGGGTGCTCAAATTGCAGATGTAATATTACCTGGTGCAGCATATACTGAAAAAAATGCAACTTATGTTAATACTGAAGGTAGAGTACAGAGAACAAATATAGCTGTTTCTCCTCCTGGTATAGCAAAAGAAGATTGGTTAATTATTAAAGAATTATCAAGATATTTAAAAGTGAATATGCAATATGATACTTTAGATTGTATTAGAGATAAATTGTCAAGATTGGGAGAGCAGTTTCGTGAAGAAAATATTGGGAATTTGATTCCTAATAAGTGGACTTCAATTAATGGAAGTATTATTTTAGAAAAGAGTAGTGTATTTATTAATAAAGATTTTAATTTCTACATGACAAATCCAATTAGTCGCGCATCTATTATAATGGCAGATTGTGTAAAAGCTTTTGCAAATAAAAATTAG